In Scleropages formosus chromosome 6, fSclFor1.1, whole genome shotgun sequence, the genomic stretch TTCTTCTCAAACTCCTCGCCCTGCCTGACCTCACGGGGATAGCCGTCAATCAGGAAGCCCTTGGACGTGCTGGCTTTGGCAATCATGGCTTCCTTTATCATATTCAAGATTGTGTCCTcaagacacacagacatacatacacatacggGAGCAGGGTCAAAGGTTAGAGGATTCAAGAAATCTAGCCAGATCCACTGGAATCAAAAACAGGATCTGGATTCCTCACAGACCAACTACCTATATAAAGCTACTACTTTCAGAGCTGAGAACATGATGTGGAATGTTCATGGTGGCTGGAACTGAGATGCTCACCAGGGGAACCAGCTCTCCCTTCTCCATGATAGCAGCCAGCTGCTTGCCCCTCTCCGACCCCGAGCTGACCTCAGCACGAAGAAGGTCTCCAGATGACAGGTGAGTGAAGCCATATCTCTCTACAATCTTTTCACACTGGGTCCCCTTTCCAGAGCCAGGTCCACCTGGGCAAATTAGGATCAGTGAGAAGATGGTGGGTGACCCAGGTACATGCAGTGAAGAATGCATATTTCATCAAGATTTTTCTACAAGCTTCTCAGTCACACCCAGTTTGGATTCACAACAACGTATAGCGTTTtgtgatttaaataataatgctccattacatttttattaaagaataaatgtattcagttCCACTATACACGATCAACGGGAATGCAACAAAATCAGTCTTTACTGCGTGTTGCCAGTCGCTTTATGGAGTGTTTTTATAGGCACAATGTTAATAAAGACTGCTGAAAGCACCGTGTAGAACCgctttaacatttttactcaCCCACAACAAATATGATcttgctgtttttcagtttatctGAAATAATAAGGAGAGATTTGCTTATAGTGAGTTTCACAACACGTGAGCAATTTTCAATGCAGACCACTACAGAACTGAAATTTTGCAGAATGTACTCCGAACGCGTGGCATTCTGGATGTCAGAGGtgtgtgtcaggtgctgtcacaTAATGTATTCTACCTGACTTCCTTGATGGACAAACTCCAGAAGAGCAACCAGCTCCCATTGTTCGAAGCCACCTTTCCTCGTTACTGCAGAAACACAACTGGGCTTCCTTTCAGTCCTCCCATCTATTTGGGTTAGGCAAACACAGAGGGTGTTTCCATAGAAACAGTTGCTAGTAAACTCTTGCATGCAACTGTTTATGAAATGTGTTGATTTTGCTGGCCATTGACAGTTCTCACTCACGTTTTCCCTTAAACAATCAAATCATATTTTCTGCATACCAGTAACAAGACCTTCTTTCTGAATCCCATGAATGCGTTTTACTCCTTTTATAATAAATTTGACCAGTTTTGTTTGATTTCAGTCCTGTTTGTCGCTGTTACACCACTACGTCACATTGTAACCAGCAGTGTGGTCCAGTGTGGTTTATCACCCTAAAAGGT encodes the following:
- the LOC108927219 gene encoding adenylate kinase isoenzyme 1-like, with translation MGAGCSSGVCPSRKSDKLKNSKIIFVVGGPGSGKGTQCEKIVERYGFTHLSSGDLLRAEVSSGSERGKQLAAIMEKGELVPLDTILNMIKEAMIAKASTSKGFLIDGYPREVRQGEEFEKKIGAPCLLLYIDAKAETMLMRLIKRGETSGRSDDTAQTIKNRLELYYKATEPVIAYYQGRGIVRKINAEGSVDEVFSQVANAIESLQ